CAATGCGCAGATCGCGTCGAGCCGGCGGGCGAAGGTCTCGGTGAAGCCGGGCAGCATGTGCTGCGCGATCACGATCGGCGGCATGGTCGCCGGCAGCCCGGTGAGGATGTGGCGCAGCGCCTCGACGCCGCCGGTGGAGGCGCCGATGCCGATGATGCTGCCGCTGGCGGGCCGCGCGCCGGCGAGCACCGGGCGCACCGGCCGCAGCGGCGCCGGGTTGCCGCCTCCGGCGACCCAGCCGTGCCGCCCGACCTTCGCCTGCGCCGCCGCGCGGATCTTCTCGGCGATCTCCGGGCCGACCGCATCCAGCGCCTCGAACGAACCCGGCTTGGGGAAGAAATCGACCGCGCCCAGCTCCAGTGCCCGCAGCGTGGCCTCGGCGCCCTGGCGCGTGAGCGAGGACACCATCACCACCGGAATCGGCCGCACCGCCATCAGCTTGCGCAGGAACTCCAGCCCGTTCATGCGCGGCATCTCGACGTCGAGCGTGATCACGTCGGGCGGCGCGCGGCGGATGCGCTCGATCGCCAGCAGCGGATCGGACGCGACGCCCGCCAGTTCCATGTCGGGCTGGGCGCCGACCACGCGCCCGAGGAAGGCGCGCATCACGGCCGAATCGTCGATGACCAGGACCTTGATCATGCGGGCGGCTCGAACAGCTCGATCTCTCCGGCGCGCGGCTCGCGCGACAGCCGCGCCAGGTACGCGCGCTCCTCGCGCTGCAGTGCGTCGCCCGACTGCAGGTGCAGCCGGCGCATCTTCACGGTGCCCGTGTCGGGGAAGAAATGGATCTTGCGCGGCGCCACGCCCAGCAGGTCCTGCGCCAGCACGCGGATGTTTTCCTCGCGCAGGAATTCCAGCACGAACCGGCTGTTCATCGCGCCCACGTCCAGCGTCTCGAAGCCCTGCAGCACGCGGGCCCCGCCGAACACCTTGGCCACCAGCCGGCGGCGGTCGGCGCCGACGTGGATCATCTCGTTGATCAGCACTTCCATCGCGTAGACCCCCAGGCGCCCGGAGACCTCCCACGGGGCCGGCGCGGCGCCGGGCTGCCCCGGCAGCATGAAGTGGTTCATGCCGCCGATGCGCTCGACGGGATCCCACAGGCAGGTCGATACGCACGAGCCCAGCACGGTGGAGATCGAGCCCGGCCCGCGGCCGGCGTGGTACTGGCCGGGCAGGATCCGGACCGACTCGATCTGGAAGTCGCGGTCGAAGTAGCGCTGCGGCTGCGCGGCCGTCATGGTCAGCCGGGTCCGGTGAATTCGTACGCCGTGCGGCCGCAGGCGCGAAAGCGCGGATGGCCGGCCGGGAAGCTCTCGGCGTGGCCCACGGCCAGCAGCGCGCCGGGACGCAGCAGCCCGGCGAAGCGGCCGAGCAGGCGCTTTTGCGCTTCGCGGTCGAAATAGATCACCACGTTGCGGCAGAAGATCGCGTCGAAGGTGCCCAGCGCCGGCCAGGCCGGCGCCAGCAGGTTGAGCTGGGCGAAGCTGACCATCGGCCGCAGTTCGGGCCGCACGTTGACGCGCCCGGCATTGGGGCCGACCCCGCGCAGGAAGTGGGCGCGCAGGCGCTCCGGCGACAGGTGCGCCGCGCGCTCGTGCGGGTAGACGCCGGCCACGCCGGTGTCCAGCGCGTCGGTGTCGATGTCGGTGGCCAGCACCTCGCCCGGGCAGCCGGCCTCGCGCAGCGTCATCGCGATCGACCAGGCCTCCTCGCCGGTGGAGCTGGCCGAGCACCACACCCGCATGGGCTCGCGCCGCTGCTCGCGGTGGCGCAGCGCGCGCTCGCGCAGCAGCTCGAAGTGGTGCGGCTCGCGGAAGAACGCGGTGAGGTTGGTGGTGAGCGCGTTGACGAAGTCCTCGCGCTCGCCGGCCGGGTCGTCCTGCACCCGCTGCAGGTACTCGGCGAAGCTGGCCAGCCCGCGCGCGCGCAGCCGGCGCGACAGCCGGTTGTGCACCATGTAGCGCTTGTGCGGGCTGAGCTTGATGCCGGCGTACTCGGCGATCAGGCGGCAGGCGAGTTCGAACTCGGCTTCGCCCAGCAGCCCCTCCTCCACTGCCATGCCGCGCCCTAGAACTCTTCCCAGTCGGCGCCGCCGGCGGCGGGGCCCTTGCGGGTGGCCGGGGCGATGGCCGCGGCATAGGCCGGCGGCAAGGCGTTGGACGGCTGCGGCGCGCGCACCCGGATCGGCGGCGGCGCCGGCGATTGCGCCTCGGCCGGCACCGGCTGCAGCGGCGTGATCGACGCCTCCGGCGCGTTGCCGGTGCGGAAGCGCGACACCAGGACCTGCAGCGCCGTGGCCTGGTCCTTCAGCGACTCGGTGGCCGCGGCAGCCTCCTCCACCAGCGAGGCGTTCTGCTGCACCACCCGCTCCATCTGGGCGACGGCGCCGTTGACCTGGCCGATGCCGGCGCTCTGCTCCTGGCTGGCGGCGGCGATCTCGGCGATCAGGCTGCTGACCTTCTGCACCGACATCACCACGCCCACCATGGTGTGGCCGGCGGCGTCGACCCGGGTCGAGCCGGTCTGCACCTTCTGCTCGGAGTCGGCGATCAGGCCCTTGATCTCCTTGGCGGCGGCGGTGGTGCGGTGCGCCAGGTTGCGCACCTCGGCGGCGACCACCGCGAAGCCGCGGCCCTGCTCGCCGGCACGCGCCGCTTCCACCGCGGCGTTGAGCGCCAGGATGTTGGTCTGGAAGGCGATGCCGTCGATCACGCCGATGATGTCGCCGATGCGGCGCGAGGCATCCAGGATGTCGTCCATGGTGCGCACCACGTCGTCGACCGCCTCGCCGCCCTTGCGCGCGGTGTCGGCCGCGTCGGCCGCCAGCTTGCTGGCCTGGCGCGCGTTCTCGGCGTTGTTGGCCACGGTGGAGGTCAGCTCCTCGATCGAGCTGGCGGTCTCCTCCAGCGTGCTGGCCTGCTCCTCGGTGCGCTGCGACAGGTCCAGGTTGCCCTGGGCGATCTGCGAGCTGGTGTCGGCCACGGCGCCGGCGCCGCGCGCGACCTCGCCCACCAGCGTGCGCAGGCCGCCCACCATGGTCTCCAGGCTGCGCAGCATCCGCTGCGTCTCGCCATGCGAGCTGACCTCGACCCGCCCGGTGAGGTCGCCCTGGGCGACGCGCTCGATCACGTCGGCGGCACCGCGGATCGAGCGCAGGATGCCCTCGCGCACCTGCATGCGCAGCCAGACCGCCGCGACGGTGGCCAGCAGGATGACGGCACCCATGGTGGCGGCCGGCCCGAGGCCGGCGATGTCCACGCCGTACAGCCCGATGGCGGCCACCAGCAGCAGCGCGATGAACTGCACGAGCACCATGGCGCTGATCTTCGCGGCCACCGAAATTTCGGAGATCGACATGTCGGGCCCCTTTCCTCAGAGTTCCTGCCAGTTGCTGTCGGTGGGCGGCTCCTGCCGCACGCGGCTGGCCAGCCCCGGGTAGGCGCGCGCCAGCGCGGGCTTGGGCGGGCGCACCCGGATCGGCGGCGGTGCCGCCTGCACCGGCGCGCGCGCCGCCAGCGACTCGATCGCGGCCGCCGCATGCGCGTCGCCGATCCGGAAGCGCGAGATCGACTTCAGCAGCGCACCGGCCTGCTCCTTGAGCGACTCGGTGGCCGCGGTGGCTTGCTCCACCAGCGAGGCGTTCTGCTGCACCACCTGCTCCATCTGGGCGACGGCGGTGTTGACCTGGCCGATGCCGGCGCTCTGCTCCTGGCTGGCGGCGGCGATCTCGGCGATCAGGCCGCTGACCTTGCGCACCGAATCGACGATCTCCTGCATGGTGCGCCCGGCGGCATCGACCTGGCGCGTGCCGGCATCGACCTTCTGCACCGAGTCGCCGATCAGGCCCTTGATCTCCTTGGCGGCGGCGGCGCTGCGCTGGGCCAGCCCGCGCACTTCGGCGGCCACCACGGCGAAGCCGCGGCCCTGCTCGCCGGCGCGCGCCGCCTCCACCGCGGCGTTGAGCGCCAGGATGTTGGTCTGGAAGGCGATGCCGTCGATCACGCCGATGATGTCGCCGATGCGGCGCGAGGAGCCGGCGATGTCGTTCATGGTCGCGACCACCTGCGACACCGCCTGGCCGCCCTTGCGGGCGATCTCGGAGGCGTCGGCCGCGAGCTGGCTGGCCTGGCGCGCGTTGTCGGCGTTGTGGGCCACGGTGGAGGTCAGCTCCTCCATCGAGCTGGCGGTCTCCTCCAGCGTGCTGGCCTGCTCCTCGGTGCGCTGCGACAGGTCCAGGTGGCCCTGGGCGATCTGCGAGCTGGTGTCGGCCACGGTGCGGGCGCTGCGCTGCACTTCGCTGGCCAGCGTGCGCAGCTTCTGCGTCATGTCCTCCAGCGCGTCCGCCAGCTTGCGGGTATGGAACTGGTCCATGCCCTGGGCGGCGACCGTCAGGTCGCCGTCGGCCACCCGCCGCACCATGTGCACGGCATTGCGCAGCGGGCCGACGTTGGCGGCCCGGGTCCAGTCGCGGAACTTCCAGGCCAGCAGGCAGGCGGCGGCGAACACCAGACCGAGGATCACGGCGGCCTGCAGCAGCAGTTCATTGCTGTCCCTGGCCAGCCGGTCGTTCTCGCGCTGGGCGGCGATCAGCGCCTGGTCGCTCTTGCGGGCCGATTCGTCGGCCCGCTCGCGCAGGCCGTTGAGGTGGGCTTCGGCCGAAGCGCGCAGCGCGGCCGCTTCGCCGGGGTCCATGCCCGGCGCATCGGCGCGCTGCGGCGAGCGCTCGAACTCGGCCATCTCGCGGCGCAGGTAGTTCTCCTCGCCCTTGGCGCGGCCGGCGGCCATGCCGTGGTCGCGCACCAGGTTCATCGCGGCATCCGCATCGGCGCGAACCTGCTGGATGCCGTAGTAGCCGAGGCCGGCGGCGAGCGCGGTGGTGAACAGCAGCACGGCGATCAGCAGGTTCAGCATCGCGTCGGCGGTGAGCTTCTTCAGCATGGGCGGGTTCCTCAGTGCGTGGCGGCGTCCACCAGGGCCATGTCGGCCGAGGTCATCAGCTTCTCGATGTCCAGCAGGATCAGCAGTTCTTCCTCGACCGTCGCCAACCCGGTGAT
The sequence above is a segment of the Ramlibacter tataouinensis genome. Coding sequences within it:
- a CDS encoding protein-glutamate methylesterase/protein-glutamine glutaminase produces the protein MIKVLVIDDSAVMRAFLGRVVGAQPDMELAGVASDPLLAIERIRRAPPDVITLDVEMPRMNGLEFLRKLMAVRPIPVVMVSSLTRQGAEATLRALELGAVDFFPKPGSFEALDAVGPEIAEKIRAAAQAKVGRHGWVAGGGNPAPLRPVRPVLAGARPASGSIIGIGASTGGVEALRHILTGLPATMPPIVIAQHMLPGFTETFARRLDAICALDVREARDGDVACEGGVYVAPGGRHLLVQRSAGAWRLRLSDAPPVNRHRPSVDTLFRSLAQAAGPRCIALILTGMGADGAEAMLALRAAGATTLAQDEASSVVFGMPRQAIALGAAQEVVGLEQVAGRLLALSAA
- the cheD gene encoding chemoreceptor glutamine deamidase CheD, which encodes MTAAQPQRYFDRDFQIESVRILPGQYHAGRGPGSISTVLGSCVSTCLWDPVERIGGMNHFMLPGQPGAAPAPWEVSGRLGVYAMEVLINEMIHVGADRRRLVAKVFGGARVLQGFETLDVGAMNSRFVLEFLREENIRVLAQDLLGVAPRKIHFFPDTGTVKMRRLHLQSGDALQREERAYLARLSREPRAGEIELFEPPA
- a CDS encoding CheR family methyltransferase, translated to MAVEEGLLGEAEFELACRLIAEYAGIKLSPHKRYMVHNRLSRRLRARGLASFAEYLQRVQDDPAGEREDFVNALTTNLTAFFREPHHFELLRERALRHREQRREPMRVWCSASSTGEEAWSIAMTLREAGCPGEVLATDIDTDALDTGVAGVYPHERAAHLSPERLRAHFLRGVGPNAGRVNVRPELRPMVSFAQLNLLAPAWPALGTFDAIFCRNVVIYFDREAQKRLLGRFAGLLRPGALLAVGHAESFPAGHPRFRACGRTAYEFTGPG
- a CDS encoding methyl-accepting chemotaxis protein; its protein translation is MSISEISVAAKISAMVLVQFIALLLVAAIGLYGVDIAGLGPAATMGAVILLATVAAVWLRMQVREGILRSIRGAADVIERVAQGDLTGRVEVSSHGETQRMLRSLETMVGGLRTLVGEVARGAGAVADTSSQIAQGNLDLSQRTEEQASTLEETASSIEELTSTVANNAENARQASKLAADAADTARKGGEAVDDVVRTMDDILDASRRIGDIIGVIDGIAFQTNILALNAAVEAARAGEQGRGFAVVAAEVRNLAHRTTAAAKEIKGLIADSEQKVQTGSTRVDAAGHTMVGVVMSVQKVSSLIAEIAAASQEQSAGIGQVNGAVAQMERVVQQNASLVEEAAAATESLKDQATALQVLVSRFRTGNAPEASITPLQPVPAEAQSPAPPPIRVRAPQPSNALPPAYAAAIAPATRKGPAAGGADWEEF
- a CDS encoding methyl-accepting chemotaxis protein, producing the protein MLKKLTADAMLNLLIAVLLFTTALAAGLGYYGIQQVRADADAAMNLVRDHGMAAGRAKGEENYLRREMAEFERSPQRADAPGMDPGEAAALRASAEAHLNGLRERADESARKSDQALIAAQRENDRLARDSNELLLQAAVILGLVFAAACLLAWKFRDWTRAANVGPLRNAVHMVRRVADGDLTVAAQGMDQFHTRKLADALEDMTQKLRTLASEVQRSARTVADTSSQIAQGHLDLSQRTEEQASTLEETASSMEELTSTVAHNADNARQASQLAADASEIARKGGQAVSQVVATMNDIAGSSRRIGDIIGVIDGIAFQTNILALNAAVEAARAGEQGRGFAVVAAEVRGLAQRSAAAAKEIKGLIGDSVQKVDAGTRQVDAAGRTMQEIVDSVRKVSGLIAEIAAASQEQSAGIGQVNTAVAQMEQVVQQNASLVEQATAATESLKEQAGALLKSISRFRIGDAHAAAAIESLAARAPVQAAPPPIRVRPPKPALARAYPGLASRVRQEPPTDSNWQEL